A window of the Chrysemys picta bellii isolate R12L10 unplaced genomic scaffold, ASM1138683v2 scaf9, whole genome shotgun sequence genome harbors these coding sequences:
- the LOC135977676 gene encoding maestro heat-like repeat-containing protein family member 1, which yields MTPALEPELETHLLRAALHAVFTLGMEKDTTQVQDLPRVLPDLLDAMLGNLLAESPDTDRLQYILEHINYWIVSRVPRERARAVKSSTALLRSTITLPEFDNSAEFPRMGHHMAQLALSVSDPAKDISWQAREGVYRLYQLLLHQRGKEPSWEMAPARRLRLGPQPISLRLTPAGG from the exons atgacgcctgccctggagccagagctggagacccacctcctccgagctgccctgcacgccgtcttcaccctgggcatggagaaggacaccacccaagtgcag gatctgcctagggtcttgccagacctcctggacgccatgctggggaacctgctggcagagtccccagacaccgacaggctccagtacatcttggag cacattaactactggatcgtgtccagggtgccgcgagagagagccagggccgttaagagcagcacggccctgctcagatccaccatcaccctccctgagtttgac aactcagcggaattccccaggatgggtcaccacatggcacagctggctctttccgtcagtgacccagccaaggacatcagctggcaggccagggagggggtttaccggctctaccagctgctgctgcaccagaggggtaaggaacccagctgggaaatggcacccgctagaagactgagactgggaccccagccaatttctctcagactgacgccggctggaggatga